The Sphingopyxis fribergensis genome contains a region encoding:
- a CDS encoding FadR/GntR family transcriptional regulator has translation MRQGGTEAVQDDRLALRKRRPSLVDAACEHIRASILSGTYWPGAQLPTEAEFVDVLGVSRTVVREAIARLAAAGFVEARQGKGLFVSETARYQAFQITRDEVENLGDVIELLELRLSVETEMAALAAERRSEVDVMSMRQQLKILSEAAIGLDDSVKADVEFHNVIARASKNTYYAKLIDFLGVRLVPPRSLYLRQGQSYVGARYKAVISEEHEAILDAIIRRDPDAARVAARCHMSSSLKRHRDLQDFMSSHNPTG, from the coding sequence GTGAGGCAGGGCGGTACCGAAGCGGTGCAGGACGATCGGCTGGCGCTGCGCAAGCGAAGGCCGTCATTGGTCGACGCCGCTTGCGAACATATTCGCGCCAGCATCCTCTCCGGTACCTATTGGCCCGGCGCTCAACTCCCTACCGAGGCGGAATTCGTCGACGTGCTGGGCGTGAGCCGGACCGTGGTCCGCGAAGCGATCGCCCGCCTCGCCGCAGCGGGATTTGTCGAGGCCCGACAAGGAAAGGGCCTCTTCGTCAGCGAGACTGCGCGCTATCAGGCTTTCCAGATCACGCGCGACGAGGTCGAGAATCTTGGCGACGTGATCGAGTTGCTCGAATTGCGGCTGTCGGTCGAAACCGAAATGGCCGCGCTGGCCGCAGAGCGGCGCAGCGAGGTTGACGTGATGAGCATGCGCCAGCAGCTCAAGATCCTCAGCGAGGCGGCGATCGGCCTTGATGATTCGGTCAAAGCCGATGTTGAATTTCACAACGTCATCGCGCGGGCTAGCAAGAACACCTACTACGCCAAACTGATCGACTTCCTCGGCGTCCGCCTGGTCCCGCCGCGCTCGCTCTATCTGCGCCAGGGGCAAAGCTATGTCGGCGCCCGGTACAAGGCAGTGATAAGCGAAGAGCATGAGGCGATCCTCGACGCCATCATCCGCCGCGACCCCGACGCCGCAAGGGTGGCGGCGCGGTGCCATATGAGCAGCAGCCTCAAGCGGCACCGCGATCTGCAAGATTTCATGTCCTCGCACAATCCGACGGGCTGA
- a CDS encoding arylsulfatase produces MRHKMAIPNMMKKMARGAATAAIGLALLAGPAAQAATATSATAPASAKAEQAKRPNVIVILVDDMGFSDIGPYGSEIPTPNLDMLASNGIRFTQFYNSARCSPSRASLLTGLYPHEAGVGYLDNVVRPNGAGGLQGRIADRAVTIAEVLKPAGYFTGMAGKWHVGAQHGTPPTKVGFDRSVLFQGGTFFPDQVGKKFVTIDGNQLPLASQEVGKGEWYSSDLLVDWTSRFVSEAKAQGKPFFLYLPFTAVHFPVMAPADEIAKFKGKYMAGWDKLRRERFERQKKIGLIDPNATLPDVLPEQYDWNKMSARDKDRFDTIMAVYAAAISRMDRAIGTLTADLKAKGELDNTLILFMSDNGGNAESGPDGRTGRAPWGGPTSNIFVGLNWATLQNTPFQYFKHFTEEGGIATPLIAYWPKGIDPKLRGTMVRAPGHLVDVMPTVAELAGAKYPTRFEGNDIRPMSGRSFAGAFEGQPLMRGVPIFWEHEGNKAVRDGKWKLVAQFERPWQLYDMDADRTETRDFAAAHPDIIARMAKQWDDWAARSFVDRWPNRVNGGVITGTLEGGQPPQAKKKPGKRGKSKRKGRRAPAAAED; encoded by the coding sequence ATGAGGCATAAGATGGCAATTCCGAACATGATGAAGAAAATGGCGCGGGGCGCCGCGACGGCCGCCATAGGGCTTGCGCTGTTGGCGGGACCTGCGGCGCAAGCAGCAACGGCTACGTCTGCCACCGCGCCCGCTTCGGCAAAGGCCGAGCAGGCCAAACGTCCCAATGTGATCGTCATCCTCGTTGACGATATGGGTTTTTCGGATATCGGACCCTATGGCAGCGAGATCCCGACGCCGAATCTCGACATGCTGGCGTCGAACGGGATCCGCTTCACGCAATTCTACAATAGCGCCCGATGCAGCCCTTCGCGGGCGTCGCTGCTTACCGGTCTTTATCCACATGAAGCAGGGGTTGGGTATCTGGACAACGTCGTTCGCCCCAATGGCGCGGGCGGGCTGCAAGGGCGGATCGCGGATCGTGCCGTTACGATTGCCGAGGTGCTGAAGCCGGCGGGCTATTTCACCGGCATGGCGGGCAAGTGGCACGTCGGCGCGCAGCACGGCACGCCGCCGACCAAGGTCGGTTTCGACCGCTCGGTTCTCTTTCAGGGCGGGACCTTCTTCCCCGATCAGGTCGGCAAGAAATTCGTGACGATTGATGGTAATCAGCTGCCGTTGGCGTCACAAGAAGTCGGCAAAGGCGAGTGGTATTCGTCCGACCTGCTGGTCGACTGGACCAGCCGGTTCGTGTCCGAGGCGAAAGCGCAGGGAAAGCCGTTCTTCCTCTATCTGCCGTTCACCGCAGTTCACTTTCCGGTGATGGCCCCCGCGGACGAAATCGCAAAGTTCAAGGGAAAGTACATGGCCGGCTGGGACAAGCTGCGCCGCGAGCGTTTCGAGCGCCAGAAGAAGATAGGCCTGATCGACCCCAACGCGACGCTGCCCGATGTGCTGCCGGAACAGTATGACTGGAACAAGATGTCGGCGAGGGACAAGGATCGCTTCGATACGATCATGGCCGTTTACGCCGCCGCCATTTCGCGGATGGACAGGGCGATCGGTACACTGACCGCCGACCTCAAGGCAAAAGGCGAGCTCGACAACACGCTGATCCTTTTCATGTCGGACAATGGCGGGAATGCCGAGAGCGGCCCAGATGGCCGCACCGGCCGCGCGCCCTGGGGCGGCCCCACTTCCAATATCTTCGTGGGCCTCAACTGGGCGACGTTGCAGAACACGCCGTTCCAGTATTTCAAGCACTTCACCGAGGAAGGCGGAATCGCCACCCCGCTGATCGCCTATTGGCCCAAGGGTATCGATCCCAAGCTTCGTGGTACGATGGTGCGCGCGCCGGGGCACCTTGTCGATGTGATGCCGACGGTGGCGGAACTGGCGGGCGCCAAATACCCCACTCGTTTCGAGGGGAATGATATCCGGCCGATGTCGGGCCGCAGCTTCGCTGGGGCATTCGAGGGCCAACCGCTGATGCGCGGCGTGCCGATTTTCTGGGAGCATGAAGGCAATAAGGCGGTGCGCGACGGCAAGTGGAAGCTGGTCGCGCAGTTCGAACGGCCCTGGCAGCTTTACGACATGGACGCCGATCGGACCGAAACCCGCGACTTCGCCGCCGCCCATCCCGACATTATTGCACGCATGGCGAAACAGTGGGACGACTGGGCGGCGCGAAGCTTCGTCGATCGCTGGCCCAACAGGGTGAACGGCGGCGTGATTACCGGCACACTGGAAGGTGGCCAACCGCCGCAGGCTAAAAAGAAGCCGGGCAAGCGCGGCAAGAGCAAGCGAAAGGGCCGGCGTGCGCCAGCGGCGGCCGAGGATTGA
- a CDS encoding CehA/McbA family metallohydrolase domain-containing protein: MNRKRIFTALGLATALTAGSLAVAGAVQAQAPATVLNAPDMALPGDVRVARTQGSVTIDWPSAQGERAQLALSLDPGKPLIEAISIAGKTVLGGIDPAGVVTVGTRDLKEGWTVFFDNPRTRPFESFPLTLARSDISVRAEGGYTKVIVGGAAAGPFSGTYEFTIYPGSRLVRAAMVMSTQRPATAYTFDAGLSAATSAALPWRAIAFTGLSDTIVRAEGDASRKPAASPKVRARMIVAEGTAGGSLGVVPPPHQFYYPLDYANNDNSAWYGNEYRNLAGRTGFGVRQTLEGDRRYVPWVNAPPGTTQDMGVFLLPDAGDAASATKAALAYTRGDRFKALDGHRTFTSHYHVEHTEAFLNTARFQQSAGVPDGLESPDFVKRFKAMNVEIVHLAELHLGREALDRAGDRLTLLKTMHAETERLSDDKLLLLPGEEPNVQLGGHWISFFPKPVYWTLDRKEGQPFVENDPKLGKIYHVGSQEDVLKLMQDEKGLMWTAHPRIKGSYGFPDKHRDTPFFKSDRFLGGAWKNMPSDYSLPRLGTRVLDTLDDMNNWATKPSERKFAPGEVDVFQISKESELYAHMNINYLRLDGPLPRYSDGWQSVLDALRGGRFFTTTGEVLIPEFTIDGAKSGEEAKFGRNAVVRAKIEWTFPPAFAEIVSGDGSKVYRDRIDLTGAAPFGTRAIEKRIDLSGRKWARIEVWDVATNGAYTPPVFLKGK; this comes from the coding sequence TTGAACAGGAAACGGATTTTCACCGCACTGGGGCTCGCAACCGCGCTGACGGCGGGCAGCCTGGCTGTCGCCGGCGCGGTGCAAGCGCAAGCGCCTGCGACGGTGCTCAACGCGCCCGACATGGCACTGCCCGGTGACGTGCGCGTTGCCCGGACGCAGGGCTCGGTGACGATCGACTGGCCCTCGGCGCAGGGCGAGCGCGCGCAGCTCGCCTTGTCGCTCGACCCCGGCAAGCCGCTGATCGAGGCAATCTCGATCGCGGGCAAGACCGTGCTCGGCGGGATCGATCCCGCCGGCGTCGTCACCGTCGGCACGCGCGACCTCAAAGAGGGCTGGACGGTCTTCTTCGACAATCCGCGAACGCGGCCGTTCGAAAGCTTCCCGCTGACACTCGCGCGTAGCGACATCAGCGTGCGCGCGGAGGGCGGCTATACCAAGGTGATCGTCGGGGGCGCGGCGGCAGGGCCCTTCTCCGGCACTTATGAGTTCACCATCTATCCGGGGTCGCGGCTGGTGCGTGCGGCGATGGTGATGTCGACGCAGCGCCCCGCCACCGCCTACACCTTCGATGCCGGGCTCAGCGCCGCGACATCGGCGGCGCTGCCGTGGCGCGCGATCGCCTTTACGGGCCTGTCCGACACCATTGTGCGCGCCGAAGGCGACGCATCGCGCAAACCCGCGGCCTCGCCCAAGGTCCGCGCCCGCATGATCGTCGCCGAAGGCACCGCGGGCGGATCGCTGGGCGTGGTCCCGCCGCCGCATCAGTTCTACTATCCGCTCGATTACGCCAACAACGACAATTCGGCCTGGTACGGCAACGAGTATCGCAACCTCGCCGGGCGCACCGGCTTCGGCGTGCGCCAGACGCTCGAGGGCGATCGGCGTTATGTTCCATGGGTCAACGCGCCGCCGGGCACGACGCAGGACATGGGCGTCTTCCTGTTACCCGACGCGGGCGATGCAGCCAGTGCCACCAAGGCGGCCCTGGCCTATACCCGCGGCGATCGCTTCAAGGCGCTTGACGGCCATCGTACCTTCACCAGCCACTATCATGTCGAGCACACCGAAGCCTTTCTGAACACCGCGCGGTTCCAGCAGTCGGCCGGAGTGCCCGACGGGCTCGAGTCTCCGGACTTCGTCAAGCGCTTCAAGGCCATGAACGTCGAGATCGTCCACCTCGCCGAGCTTCACCTCGGGCGCGAAGCGCTCGATCGCGCCGGCGACCGGCTGACCCTGCTCAAGACGATGCACGCAGAGACTGAACGCCTGTCGGATGACAAATTGCTACTGCTCCCGGGTGAGGAGCCCAATGTGCAGCTCGGCGGGCACTGGATCAGCTTCTTCCCCAAGCCGGTCTATTGGACGCTCGACCGCAAGGAGGGGCAGCCCTTCGTCGAGAACGATCCGAAACTCGGCAAAATTTATCATGTCGGCTCGCAGGAGGACGTCCTGAAACTGATGCAGGACGAGAAGGGACTGATGTGGACCGCGCACCCGCGGATCAAGGGCAGCTACGGCTTCCCCGACAAGCATAGGGACACGCCCTTCTTCAAGAGCGACCGCTTCCTCGGCGGCGCGTGGAAGAATATGCCGTCGGACTATTCGCTGCCACGCCTCGGCACGCGGGTGCTCGACACGCTCGACGACATGAACAACTGGGCGACGAAACCGTCCGAGCGGAAATTCGCTCCCGGCGAGGTCGACGTGTTCCAGATCTCCAAGGAGAGCGAGCTCTATGCCCATATGAATATCAACTATCTCCGGCTCGACGGACCGTTGCCGCGCTATTCGGATGGCTGGCAGAGCGTGCTCGACGCGCTGCGCGGAGGTCGCTTCTTCACCACCACCGGAGAGGTGCTCATCCCCGAATTCACGATCGACGGCGCGAAGAGCGGCGAAGAAGCCAAGTTCGGGCGCAATGCCGTGGTGCGTGCGAAGATCGAATGGACTTTCCCGCCCGCCTTCGCCGAGATCGTCAGCGGCGACGGCAGCAAGGTCTACCGCGATCGCATCGACCTGACCGGCGCCGCGCCCTTCGGCACACGCGCGATCGAAAAGCGAATTGATCTGAGCGGCCGAAAATGGGCGCGCATCGAGGTGTGGGACGTCGCGACGAACGGCGCCTACACGCCCCCGGTATTCCTGAAAGGGAAATAG
- a CDS encoding TonB-dependent receptor, whose translation MKISLRASVTLIALAGGAHIAEAQTGSAADPSANQTAAGASASNEQEGDIVVTGIRQSLARAAEIKRQSTAVVDSIVAEDIGKLPDLTTASALQRVPGVQVVVGGNNEIVGARIRGLDDIITTLNGREIFTGVGRGFSFQDLPAEALAGVDVYKSNSAERLEGGVAGGVNMRLRRALDFKELTIAGSARATYLQEAGSKNTLNPAVSLLVANRWDAGEGEIAAMASVSYQRNKYARPVAWNDWTRATSAGPAGSPPDLHAPTGFAAAIEFGKYERPQANFSLEWAPDTDTKIYVEGLFAGYRGNVYQARPTFRAFTGTSFEATVGDTCEDFAVGPDGYYSGNVRSPTNPTGTGTIRQLCNATGYTARNLEYYTATVANKARTDIYVIATGFNKQIGALSWNTDISYETSTNRNDSFRVDIGKRIAELVQVRDNNHEVQATMPGNPMNDPAGLAFANGMTEDINRSRGTLWSVMSDAKYDFDAGLLDYVQAGVRVARRKAGFEQYLGGPPAPGGSFVTPLTAAGLPSDILSQAPGVPQMNDGASFLQIDPRYLTQEAIKRQLRTLYGISPDTPAYDPTRDYDAQEKSYAGFLQAGYEFSLSDAISVDGMVGARLTRTDRDIAGSGRVTDPATGTSRVVLVNRSTSDTDLLPNASARIQFGGGLQARFNYSKTLSRPSFGQLNPGLSYVVSYVSTIQNSGSGGNPDLRPQKADSFDASLEYYFGRSNYVSVVGFYRDITDRIINGTEVRTIDGLQYVISTPRNLGSAKIKGVEVGGQLFFDFLPEGLDGAGVIGNFTVIDSEVTTPGDRLQGLPLLGVSKYNYNVGLIYEKYGISARMIYTYRSKYFDGDITNGLSLRPVSLPVGLNGIRAAGRLDFGLNYDVTPNITVSLAGTNITGQKTRNFESREDFVREVRNDDTTYSLGVRFNF comes from the coding sequence TTGAAGATCAGCCTTCGCGCTTCCGTGACGCTGATTGCGCTCGCCGGCGGCGCACATATCGCAGAGGCGCAGACTGGGTCGGCCGCCGACCCATCCGCCAATCAAACGGCCGCGGGTGCGTCGGCGAGTAATGAGCAGGAGGGCGACATCGTCGTCACCGGCATCCGCCAGAGCCTGGCACGCGCAGCCGAAATCAAGCGCCAGTCGACCGCGGTTGTGGATTCGATCGTCGCCGAGGATATCGGCAAACTTCCCGACTTGACCACCGCGTCGGCGCTCCAGCGCGTACCCGGCGTTCAGGTCGTGGTCGGCGGCAATAACGAGATCGTCGGGGCGCGCATCCGCGGCCTCGACGACATCATCACCACGCTCAACGGACGCGAGATTTTCACGGGCGTCGGCCGCGGCTTCTCGTTTCAGGATCTGCCGGCCGAAGCGCTTGCGGGCGTCGATGTCTACAAGTCCAATTCAGCCGAGCGGCTCGAAGGCGGCGTGGCGGGCGGCGTCAATATGCGCCTGCGCCGCGCGCTTGACTTCAAGGAACTGACGATCGCGGGCAGCGCACGCGCGACCTATCTGCAGGAAGCCGGTTCGAAGAACACGCTCAATCCAGCGGTAAGCCTGCTCGTCGCCAACCGCTGGGACGCGGGTGAGGGGGAGATCGCCGCGATGGCGAGCGTCTCGTACCAGCGCAACAAATATGCCCGGCCGGTCGCCTGGAACGACTGGACACGCGCGACGAGCGCCGGCCCCGCCGGTTCGCCGCCGGACCTGCACGCGCCCACCGGCTTCGCCGCCGCGATCGAATTCGGCAAATATGAGCGCCCGCAGGCCAATTTCTCGCTCGAATGGGCGCCCGATACCGACACCAAAATCTATGTCGAGGGTCTGTTCGCGGGCTATCGCGGTAACGTCTATCAGGCGCGCCCGACCTTCCGCGCCTTCACTGGCACGTCGTTCGAGGCGACCGTCGGCGACACCTGCGAGGATTTCGCGGTCGGACCCGACGGCTATTATTCGGGCAATGTGCGCAGCCCCACCAATCCGACGGGCACCGGCACGATCCGCCAGCTGTGCAACGCCACCGGCTATACCGCGCGCAACCTCGAATATTATACCGCGACCGTCGCCAACAAAGCGCGCACCGACATCTATGTGATCGCCACCGGCTTCAACAAGCAGATCGGCGCGCTCAGCTGGAACACCGACATCTCTTATGAAACCTCGACCAACCGTAACGACAGCTTCCGCGTCGACATCGGCAAGCGCATCGCCGAACTGGTGCAGGTTCGCGATAACAATCACGAGGTGCAGGCGACGATGCCCGGCAACCCGATGAACGACCCCGCCGGCCTCGCCTTCGCCAACGGCATGACCGAAGACATCAACCGCAGCCGCGGAACCCTGTGGTCGGTGATGAGCGACGCCAAATACGACTTCGACGCCGGGTTGCTCGACTATGTCCAGGCTGGCGTGCGCGTCGCGCGGCGCAAAGCCGGGTTCGAGCAATATCTCGGCGGCCCGCCAGCGCCGGGCGGTTCGTTCGTGACGCCGCTCACCGCCGCCGGCCTGCCCTCCGACATATTGTCGCAGGCTCCCGGGGTGCCGCAGATGAACGACGGCGCATCCTTCCTGCAGATCGATCCCCGCTATCTGACGCAGGAAGCAATCAAGCGGCAGCTCAGGACGCTGTACGGCATCTCGCCTGACACGCCCGCTTACGACCCGACACGCGATTATGATGCGCAGGAAAAAAGCTATGCCGGCTTCCTGCAAGCGGGATATGAATTCTCGCTCAGCGATGCGATCTCGGTCGACGGCATGGTCGGCGCGCGCCTGACCCGCACCGACCGCGACATTGCGGGGTCGGGTCGCGTGACCGATCCGGCGACCGGCACCTCGCGCGTCGTGCTCGTCAATCGCTCGACAAGCGACACCGATCTTTTGCCCAATGCCAGTGCACGCATCCAGTTCGGCGGCGGCCTCCAGGCGCGCTTCAACTATTCGAAGACGCTTTCGCGGCCGAGCTTCGGCCAGCTCAACCCCGGCCTCAGCTATGTCGTGTCCTACGTCAGCACGATCCAGAATTCCGGATCGGGCGGCAATCCCGACCTCCGGCCGCAAAAGGCCGACAGCTTCGATGCGTCGCTCGAATATTATTTCGGCCGCAGCAACTATGTCTCGGTGGTCGGTTTCTATCGCGACATCACCGACCGCATCATCAACGGGACCGAGGTACGCACGATCGACGGCCTGCAATATGTGATCTCGACGCCCCGCAACCTGGGGTCCGCCAAGATCAAGGGTGTCGAAGTCGGTGGCCAGCTGTTCTTCGACTTCCTTCCCGAGGGTCTCGACGGCGCGGGTGTGATCGGAAACTTTACCGTCATCGACAGCGAGGTGACGACACCCGGCGACCGGCTTCAGGGCCTACCGCTGCTCGGCGTGTCAAAATATAATTACAACGTCGGCCTGATCTACGAGAAATACGGCATCTCGGCGCGGATGATATACACCTATCGCTCCAAATATTTCGACGGCGACATCACCAACGGCCTCTCGCTCCGGCCGGTTTCGCTTCCCGTCGGGCTCAATGGCATTCGCGCCGCGGGACGGCTCGACTTTGGCCTGAATTACGATGTGACACCGAATATCACCGTCAGTCTCGCCGGTACCAACATCACGGGCCAGAAAACGCGCAACTTCGAATCGCGCGAGGATTTCGTCCGCGAGGTGCGGAACGACGACACGACCTACTCGCTCGGCGTCCGCTTCAACTTCTGA
- a CDS encoding TonB-dependent receptor, translating into MRNRIILACTTSALGLIAMPSIALAQDQDGQLTVESAPEDPSADEAIVVTAIQRSLETSQAIKEDSDQIVDSIVAEDIGKLPDVTATESLARITGVQVDYANGTAAGTRVRGLPNIATTYNGRELFTGQGRAVALQDFPSSSIARLDVYKSGSANLLEPGVAGLIDVRARKPLDFKGDRIAGGISGVHWKQSQKLGVDANLLLSKRWETGIGDIGFLIEGSYTDLKFLDSSRNVAQAILSRNVAGLGTIRYPSFVNINYNAANRYRPSVATALQWRPSNELEFYADFLFQGYRSSGYGSNLQINSGVQANLSDIVLFPGTNKVKSMTASAGGIPTGNQNVVTGKTDTYQAGTGFIWKRDGLKITGDVAFTDSTFTRRTTQFNYSLVVPQPTRTYDFDTDVGAGGGTVVVTDFPVNDPARYRMVGLGENGERNHGRDWQGRLDLDYRIGPKGLTNVQAGVRFNTRDFDFANYSESGTTAAGRFYSLLPLEYSAVAPGFRGDKVPVTRVFLSPTADSIMENLDFLRSISGGRTEVPPLDRVYFGNEKGYAGYVQGRYAFDLGSMTVDGLVGLRAVRTETQINGFERVTTAGVTTVTPVSQSNRYNDFLPNVSARIRLAPKLQLRLAFTETRTRPGFGDLNPSLTIGAPSTICTPTPGDPEAGPDNPNCVRNASGGNADLQPIKSQNYDASLEWYFSRGGSLTVGAFQRDVTGFISDFTTDVEDAEFGRLRVTQPFNGGEGRMRGIEAAFRTFLRFPQLPQWMQNFGILANYTYIDHESELPEALAATLPGKQRIAGVSKHLANASIFYETRWFSTRLSYNYRSDFVVEYNRVNDPLLGAAVLGPTLPVVEDGRGSLDFNATIDPTENFTISFSATNLLGAAATNHRQYDADGNTYPWQTRFLETIYRVGVRFRF; encoded by the coding sequence ATGCGGAACAGAATAATCCTGGCGTGCACGACATCGGCTTTGGGGCTTATCGCCATGCCGTCGATTGCGCTGGCTCAGGACCAAGATGGGCAGCTCACCGTTGAATCGGCGCCGGAAGATCCCTCCGCCGACGAAGCGATCGTCGTCACGGCGATCCAGCGCAGCCTCGAGACGTCGCAGGCGATCAAGGAGGATTCGGACCAGATCGTTGATTCGATCGTTGCCGAGGACATCGGCAAACTGCCCGACGTGACGGCAACCGAATCGCTCGCGCGCATTACCGGCGTCCAGGTCGACTATGCGAACGGCACTGCGGCCGGAACGCGCGTCCGCGGTCTGCCGAATATCGCGACCACCTATAACGGACGCGAGCTCTTCACCGGCCAGGGCCGCGCCGTCGCGCTCCAGGATTTTCCGTCGAGCAGCATCGCGCGTCTCGACGTGTATAAATCGGGTAGCGCCAATTTGCTCGAACCCGGCGTTGCGGGCCTGATCGACGTGCGCGCGCGCAAGCCGCTGGACTTCAAGGGCGACCGCATCGCCGGCGGCATCAGCGGGGTGCATTGGAAACAGTCGCAAAAGCTGGGAGTCGATGCCAACCTTCTGCTCAGCAAGCGTTGGGAAACCGGAATCGGCGACATCGGTTTCCTGATCGAAGGATCCTACACCGACCTCAAATTCCTCGATTCCTCGCGTAACGTCGCGCAGGCGATTCTCAGCCGCAACGTCGCGGGCCTCGGCACGATCCGCTACCCCTCGTTCGTGAACATCAACTATAACGCGGCCAACCGCTACCGGCCGTCGGTCGCGACCGCGCTGCAATGGCGCCCGAGCAACGAACTCGAATTCTATGCCGACTTCCTGTTCCAGGGTTATCGGAGCAGCGGGTACGGCAGCAACCTCCAGATCAACTCGGGCGTGCAGGCCAATCTGTCCGACATCGTGCTGTTCCCCGGCACGAACAAGGTCAAGAGCATGACTGCGAGCGCCGGCGGTATCCCCACCGGCAACCAGAATGTCGTCACCGGCAAGACCGACACCTATCAGGCGGGCACCGGCTTTATCTGGAAGCGCGACGGCCTGAAGATCACGGGCGATGTCGCTTTCACCGATTCGACCTTCACGCGGCGGACGACGCAGTTCAACTACTCGCTCGTCGTCCCGCAGCCGACCCGCACCTATGATTTCGACACCGACGTCGGCGCGGGCGGTGGCACGGTTGTCGTGACCGATTTCCCCGTCAACGATCCGGCGCGCTATCGCATGGTGGGGCTGGGCGAAAATGGCGAGCGCAACCACGGCCGCGACTGGCAGGGGCGCCTCGATCTCGATTACCGGATTGGGCCGAAGGGCCTTACCAATGTCCAGGCAGGCGTCCGTTTCAACACCCGCGATTTCGACTTTGCCAATTATTCGGAAAGCGGCACCACGGCGGCGGGCCGATTCTATTCGCTGCTGCCGCTCGAATATAGCGCCGTTGCGCCGGGTTTCCGCGGCGACAAGGTCCCCGTCACCCGCGTCTTCCTGAGCCCGACCGCCGACAGCATTATGGAGAATCTGGACTTCCTGCGCTCTATCAGTGGGGGACGCACCGAAGTCCCGCCGCTCGACCGTGTCTATTTCGGGAATGAAAAAGGCTATGCGGGCTATGTCCAGGGCCGCTATGCTTTTGACCTTGGCAGCATGACCGTTGATGGCCTTGTCGGTCTTCGCGCGGTGCGCACCGAGACCCAGATCAATGGGTTCGAACGGGTGACGACCGCCGGCGTGACAACGGTGACGCCAGTATCGCAGTCCAATAGATATAATGATTTCCTGCCCAACGTCAGCGCGCGCATCCGCCTGGCGCCCAAGTTGCAGCTCCGCCTCGCCTTCACCGAAACACGCACGCGCCCCGGATTCGGCGACCTCAACCCGTCGCTCACCATCGGCGCGCCGTCCACGATCTGCACACCGACCCCGGGGGATCCCGAAGCCGGGCCGGACAATCCCAATTGCGTCCGCAACGCTTCTGGCGGCAATGCCGATCTCCAGCCGATCAAGTCGCAAAATTACGACGCGTCGCTCGAATGGTATTTCTCGCGCGGCGGCTCGCTGACAGTCGGGGCCTTCCAGCGCGACGTGACCGGCTTCATCTCGGACTTCACGACCGACGTTGAGGATGCCGAATTCGGACGACTGCGGGTGACACAGCCGTTCAATGGTGGCGAGGGCCGGATGCGCGGTATCGAAGCGGCATTCCGCACCTTTCTCCGTTTCCCGCAACTGCCCCAGTGGATGCAGAATTTCGGCATTCTGGCGAACTATACCTATATCGACCATGAATCCGAACTGCCGGAAGCGCTCGCCGCAACCCTGCCGGGCAAGCAGCGGATCGCGGGCGTTTCCAAGCATCTCGCCAACGCTTCGATCTTTTACGAGACACGCTGGTTCTCGACCCGGCTTTCCTATAATTATCGGTCCGATTTCGTGGTCGAATATAACCGGGTGAACGACCCGCTGCTCGGCGCCGCGGTGCTTGGTCCGACGCTGCCGGTGGTCGAGGACGGCCGAGGCAGTCTCGACTTCAACGCTACGATCGACCCGACCGAGAATTTCACCATCTCGTTCAGCGCGACCAACCTGCTGGGCGCGGCGGCGACGAACCATCGGCAATATGACGCCGATGGCAACACCTATCCCTGGCAGACGCGGTTTCTGGAAACCATCTACCGCGTCGGGGTACGCTTCCGCTTCTGA